Proteins from a genomic interval of Caulobacter rhizosphaerae:
- a CDS encoding DUF2946 family protein, with protein sequence MTRSPSLGRTWTRGVFLALAILALALKVMVPAGFMTQAEPRNGLPFALVLCTGQGPLVVQPGDALDPHDKSPADKPGHDAPCPFASHGATAPPPSTLAVAKVEFVAYRPMALARAVDPVPGRGLAAPPLPARGPPSLLI encoded by the coding sequence GTGACCCGCTCGCCAAGCCTTGGCCGGACCTGGACACGCGGCGTCTTCCTGGCGCTCGCGATCCTGGCGCTCGCCCTGAAGGTCATGGTCCCGGCGGGCTTCATGACCCAAGCCGAGCCGAGGAACGGCCTGCCGTTTGCGCTGGTGCTCTGCACCGGCCAAGGCCCACTGGTCGTCCAACCAGGCGACGCCCTGGACCCTCACGACAAGTCGCCCGCCGACAAGCCGGGCCACGACGCCCCCTGCCCGTTCGCCAGCCATGGCGCGACGGCGCCGCCGCCCAGCACGCTGGCGGTGGCCAAGGTCGAGTTCGTCGCCTATCGGCCCATGGCCCTGGCGCGCGCCGTGGACCCCGTTCCGGGCCGCGGCCTGGCCGCGCCGCCCTTGCCGGCCCGAGGTCCGCCCAGCCTGCTGATCTAG
- a CDS encoding TonB-dependent receptor family protein yields MKSFLLASTAALLALPAIALAAPDDAPSAREVSSVIVTARPDPEDPPVVAAARRRLSKTPGGVTVISQESYASRQALALDDMLRDAPGVYAQRKWGGDVRISIRGSGIGNASHNRGLLLAQDGVPLNEADGYGDSQVADPLNTRFTEVYRGGNALRFGGALLGGAINMVTPTGRNAGFDEQVRLDGGSYGLLREHVALARQSGDWDVYAAATNQTSQGWRSQSQQNIQFGSLNIGRSFGEDREVRFVVNGSNINQEIPGSLTLAQFAANPRQTAAASAANDQGRNQRGLRGSLRTAWRLDDHTVFEGAVYAVWKDLDHPIFQVIDQQSRNYGAFGRLDWEGVLGGLKADAYLGAWYRQGDLDSAFYTNLRGARGALQSLSLQNAKAADVFAEGRVFARPHLALVGGLTWGIAKRDYRSFAVPGVATTFNLAAGKDYAWVSPRVGVLWQADDGSQLFANITRSVEPPNFSSLSPNNVGFAPVQAQEAWTGEVGARGHRGPFTYDVTLYRAHLQHELLQFAVDSQHPASTFNADRTIHQGIEAALDWKLTPRWRLRQTWTLSDFRFDGDAQYGDNRLPIVPKTFYRAELRYDDARGWFVAPSVEWSASDQWIDYQNTKAAPSYAILNLNAGWTLNDRVSLFLDARNLADKAYVSNVQAATTWTPATAAVWPGDGRSVFGGVTVSF; encoded by the coding sequence ATGAAGTCTTTCCTGCTGGCTTCCACGGCCGCCCTTCTCGCCCTGCCCGCCATCGCCCTGGCCGCGCCGGACGACGCCCCGTCCGCCCGCGAGGTCAGTTCCGTCATCGTCACCGCCCGTCCCGACCCGGAGGACCCGCCCGTGGTCGCCGCTGCCCGTCGGCGCCTGTCCAAAACCCCCGGCGGCGTCACGGTGATCTCCCAGGAGTCCTACGCCAGCCGCCAGGCCCTGGCGCTGGACGACATGCTGCGCGACGCGCCCGGCGTCTACGCCCAGCGCAAGTGGGGCGGCGACGTCCGCATCTCGATCCGCGGCTCGGGCATCGGCAACGCCAGCCACAATCGCGGCCTGCTGCTGGCCCAGGACGGCGTGCCGCTGAACGAGGCCGACGGCTATGGCGACAGCCAGGTCGCCGACCCGCTGAACACCCGCTTCACCGAGGTCTATCGCGGCGGCAACGCCCTGCGCTTCGGCGGCGCCCTGCTGGGCGGGGCGATCAACATGGTCACGCCCACGGGCCGGAACGCCGGATTCGACGAGCAGGTCCGCCTCGACGGCGGCTCCTATGGCCTGCTGCGCGAGCATGTGGCCCTGGCCCGCCAGTCCGGCGACTGGGACGTCTACGCCGCCGCCACCAACCAGACGAGCCAGGGCTGGCGCTCGCAGAGCCAGCAGAACATCCAGTTCGGGTCGCTGAACATCGGCCGCAGCTTCGGCGAAGATCGCGAGGTGCGCTTCGTCGTCAATGGCTCCAACATCAACCAGGAGATCCCCGGCTCGCTGACCCTGGCCCAGTTCGCCGCCAATCCACGCCAGACGGCCGCCGCCAGCGCCGCCAACGACCAGGGCCGCAACCAGCGCGGCCTGCGCGGCTCGCTGCGCACCGCCTGGCGGCTGGACGACCACACCGTGTTCGAGGGCGCGGTCTATGCAGTGTGGAAGGACCTGGACCACCCGATCTTCCAGGTCATTGACCAGCAGAGCCGCAACTACGGCGCCTTCGGCCGGCTGGACTGGGAGGGCGTGCTGGGCGGCCTCAAGGCCGACGCCTATCTGGGCGCCTGGTATCGCCAGGGCGACCTGGATTCGGCCTTCTATACCAACCTCAGGGGGGCTCGCGGCGCCCTGCAGTCGCTGTCGCTGCAGAACGCCAAGGCGGCCGACGTCTTCGCCGAGGGCCGGGTGTTCGCCAGGCCGCATCTGGCCCTGGTCGGCGGCCTGACCTGGGGGATCGCCAAGCGCGACTACCGCAGCTTCGCCGTCCCCGGCGTGGCCACGACCTTCAACCTGGCCGCCGGCAAGGACTACGCCTGGGTCTCGCCGCGCGTCGGCGTGCTGTGGCAAGCCGACGACGGCTCGCAGCTTTTCGCCAACATCACCCGCTCGGTCGAACCGCCCAACTTCAGCTCGCTGTCGCCGAACAATGTCGGCTTCGCCCCGGTGCAGGCCCAGGAAGCCTGGACGGGCGAGGTCGGGGCGCGCGGCCATCGCGGACCGTTCACCTACGACGTGACGCTCTACCGCGCCCATCTCCAGCACGAGCTGCTGCAGTTCGCGGTCGATAGCCAGCACCCGGCCTCGACCTTCAACGCCGACAGGACCATCCACCAGGGGATCGAGGCGGCGCTGGACTGGAAGCTGACCCCGCGCTGGCGCCTGCGCCAGACCTGGACCCTGTCGGACTTCCGCTTCGACGGCGACGCCCAGTACGGCGACAACCGCCTGCCGATCGTGCCTAAGACCTTCTACCGCGCCGAACTGCGCTACGACGACGCGCGTGGCTGGTTCGTGGCCCCGTCGGTCGAGTGGTCGGCCTCCGACCAATGGATCGATTACCAGAACACCAAGGCCGCCCCGTCCTATGCGATCCTCAACCTCAACGCCGGCTGGACGCTGAACGACAGGGTCTCGCTGTTCCTCGACGCCCGGAACCTGGCCGACAAGGCCTATGTCTCCAACGTCCAGGCCGCCACGACCTGGACCCCGGCCACGGCCGCCGTCTGGCCCGGCGACGGCCGCTCGGTGTTCGGCGGCGTCACCGTGTCGTTCTGA
- a CDS encoding PepSY-associated TM helix domain-containing protein, producing MTHPAPSERPAGQVYRAFWRWHFYAGLLVLPVLMLMALTGGLYLFKTEISEVLYRRLLVAPQSAAHAPPSAWIASAERGLGGKVLQLVPPARPDRSVQMLVQRPGGETLSAYVDPHDARLLGSTPQGGVMGTIKRLHSLDLFGTVANWLVEVVAGWAIVLVATGVFLWWPRGQSGGVVTVRGPPRKRVFWRDLHAVTGLFAGAVIVFLAATGMPWSAFWGQEVRKITTEAGLGRPTPPTGGGHHAVNAEAVPWALQGKTMDGMDGMQDMDHAMAPLGVDDIVARVDAAGLPRPYALSLPKAPGKAWSAAFMPDRIESTRTLYLDGLTGRPLADIGYADFGPAAKAIEWGVAVHQGQQFGLANKLVMLAGCVAVWLLGLSAVVMWWKRRPRGRLAAPPAPADRRAYGGLALVVVPLALLYPLVGASLLAVLTLDIALRRLIPTARLKTEV from the coding sequence ATGACCCATCCCGCCCCCTCGGAACGCCCCGCCGGCCAGGTCTACCGCGCCTTCTGGCGCTGGCACTTCTATGCCGGCCTGCTGGTGCTGCCGGTCCTGATGCTGATGGCCCTGACCGGCGGCCTCTACCTGTTCAAGACCGAGATCAGCGAGGTGCTCTACCGCCGGCTGCTGGTCGCGCCGCAAAGCGCCGCCCATGCGCCGCCCTCGGCCTGGATCGCCAGCGCCGAACGCGGCCTGGGCGGCAAGGTCCTGCAACTGGTCCCGCCGGCCCGGCCCGACCGGTCCGTGCAGATGCTGGTCCAGCGGCCCGGCGGCGAGACGCTCAGCGCCTATGTCGATCCGCACGACGCCCGCCTGCTGGGCTCGACGCCCCAGGGCGGGGTGATGGGGACGATCAAGCGCCTGCACAGCCTCGACCTGTTCGGAACCGTCGCCAACTGGCTGGTCGAGGTCGTCGCCGGCTGGGCCATCGTCCTGGTCGCCACCGGCGTCTTCCTGTGGTGGCCGCGCGGCCAGTCAGGCGGCGTGGTCACGGTGCGCGGTCCGCCCCGCAAGCGGGTGTTCTGGCGCGACCTCCATGCGGTGACCGGCCTGTTCGCCGGCGCGGTGATCGTCTTCCTGGCGGCCACCGGCATGCCGTGGTCGGCCTTCTGGGGCCAGGAGGTCCGCAAGATCACCACCGAAGCGGGCCTCGGCCGCCCCACGCCGCCGACCGGCGGCGGACATCATGCGGTCAACGCCGAAGCCGTGCCCTGGGCGCTGCAGGGCAAGACCATGGACGGCATGGACGGCATGCAGGACATGGACCACGCCATGGCGCCGCTCGGCGTCGACGACATCGTCGCCAGGGTCGACGCCGCCGGCCTGCCCAGGCCCTATGCGCTGTCCCTGCCCAAAGCTCCGGGCAAGGCCTGGTCGGCGGCCTTCATGCCCGATCGGATCGAGAGCACCCGGACCCTCTATCTGGACGGACTGACCGGAAGGCCCCTGGCCGACATCGGCTACGCCGACTTCGGACCCGCGGCCAAGGCCATCGAGTGGGGCGTCGCCGTCCACCAGGGCCAGCAGTTCGGCCTGGCCAACAAGCTGGTCATGCTGGCCGGGTGCGTCGCCGTCTGGCTGCTGGGACTGTCGGCCGTGGTCATGTGGTGGAAGCGCCGGCCGAGGGGACGACTGGCCGCGCCGCCGGCTCCGGCCGACCGCCGCGCCTATGGTGGCCTGGCCCTGGTCGTCGTCCCCCTCGCCCTTCTCTACCCGCTCGTCGGCGCCTCGCTTCTGGCGGTGCTAACCCTCGACATCGCCCTGCGCCGGCTGATCCCGACCGCGCGCCTCAAGACGGAAGTTTGA
- a CDS encoding copper chaperone PCu(A)C — protein MKPFLATLAVTALAVPSLAAAALPAVKVTDAWCRAAPKGALAGGCYVTLTASADDRLVAVETTAAGRAEIHTMSMAGGVMRMRQLADGVALPAGKPVALKPGAEHLMLIGPKIALTPGAKVALTLRFKSAPPVTVTAPVKTAPTPAMSMPMGGH, from the coding sequence ATGAAGCCCTTCCTCGCTACCCTCGCCGTCACCGCCCTGGCGGTTCCCTCGCTCGCCGCCGCTGCTTTGCCAGCCGTCAAGGTCACGGACGCCTGGTGCCGGGCCGCGCCCAAGGGCGCCCTGGCCGGAGGCTGCTACGTCACCCTGACGGCCAGCGCCGACGATCGCCTGGTCGCCGTCGAGACCACTGCGGCCGGCCGCGCCGAGATCCACACCATGTCGATGGCCGGCGGGGTGATGCGGATGCGCCAGCTGGCCGACGGCGTCGCCCTGCCGGCCGGCAAGCCCGTCGCCCTCAAGCCCGGCGCCGAGCACCTGATGCTGATCGGGCCGAAGATCGCCCTGACGCCCGGCGCCAAGGTCGCCCTGACCCTGCGCTTCAAGTCCGCGCCGCCCGTTACCGTGACCGCGCCGGTCAAGACCGCGCCGACGCCGGCCATGAGCATGCCGATGGGAGGCCACTGA
- a CDS encoding SCO family protein, with protein MTSWKAAALAAILVCAPLAACDKPAEHASQSSTVQIGGPFQLVDMNGRPVTEKTLLGKPTAIFFGFTYCPEVCPTTMAEMTAWLKALGPEADKLNVVFVSVDPERDTPEQLKLYLSNFDRRIQGFTGTPENIAKTAKAYRVYYQKVATDGGGYTLDHSSATYLFDAQGRFVEPIGYGGPPERGLGQLRALLKG; from the coding sequence ATGACCTCGTGGAAAGCCGCCGCCCTCGCCGCGATCCTGGTCTGCGCCCCCCTCGCCGCCTGCGACAAGCCCGCCGAGCACGCCAGCCAAAGCTCGACGGTCCAGATCGGCGGTCCGTTCCAGCTGGTCGACATGAACGGACGGCCGGTCACCGAGAAGACGCTGCTGGGCAAGCCCACGGCGATCTTCTTCGGCTTCACCTACTGCCCCGAGGTCTGCCCGACCACCATGGCCGAGATGACCGCCTGGCTGAAGGCGCTGGGACCGGAGGCCGACAAGCTGAACGTGGTCTTCGTCTCGGTCGATCCCGAGCGCGACACCCCCGAACAGCTGAAGCTCTACCTGTCCAACTTCGACCGCCGCATCCAGGGCTTCACCGGCACGCCGGAGAACATCGCCAAGACCGCCAAGGCCTATCGCGTCTACTACCAGAAGGTGGCGACGGACGGCGGCGGCTACACGCTGGACCATTCCTCGGCGACCTACCTGTTCGACGCCCAGGGCCGGTTCGTCGAGCCGATCGGCTATGGCGGCCCGCCTGAGCGCGGCCTGGGCCAGTTGAGGGCCTTGCTGAAGGGATAA
- a CDS encoding class I SAM-dependent methyltransferase, with the protein MDERSGKSGEPREAIPKGRGAFTLDGASQRARAAVKAAWWTAAGSVTRALAQPTRGEAKARFEPQGPPVSAARLRKAYLTAFDKDAADVAAGLYPPTGDGPRNPADAFRQALDVIADARAVDQRRRRGDGVEVRDEAGTEGYPNYYRQNFHYQSGGWFTDASARRYEAQVEALFSGAAGAMRRRALSLLARRWRGQDQRRLKVVDLACGSGAFLADLDAAFPRAAIAGLDLSRAYLAAARSRSGRGGLQANAEHLPFADASLDAVTCVYLFHELPPRVRPVVAAEIARVLKPGGVLAFADSVQPIDEPDLSRLLEAFPAYFHEPYYSTYAQADLPALFGAAGLSVAGQDQAFLTKALLLEKPW; encoded by the coding sequence ATGGACGAGCGATCCGGCAAGTCGGGCGAGCCCCGGGAGGCCATCCCGAAGGGGCGCGGCGCCTTCACGTTGGACGGCGCCAGCCAGCGGGCCCGGGCGGCGGTCAAGGCCGCCTGGTGGACCGCCGCCGGGAGCGTCACACGCGCCCTGGCCCAGCCGACGCGCGGCGAGGCCAAGGCCCGGTTCGAGCCGCAGGGCCCGCCCGTCTCGGCCGCCCGGCTGCGCAAGGCCTATCTGACCGCCTTTGACAAGGACGCCGCCGACGTCGCCGCCGGCCTCTATCCGCCGACCGGGGATGGACCCCGCAACCCCGCCGACGCCTTCCGCCAGGCCCTGGACGTCATCGCCGACGCCCGCGCCGTCGACCAGCGTCGCCGCCGAGGCGACGGGGTGGAGGTGCGCGACGAAGCCGGAACCGAGGGCTATCCCAACTACTACCGGCAGAACTTCCACTACCAGTCCGGCGGCTGGTTCACCGACGCCAGCGCCCGCCGCTACGAGGCCCAGGTCGAGGCGCTGTTCTCCGGCGCGGCCGGGGCCATGCGCCGCCGGGCCCTGTCGCTGCTGGCCCGCCGCTGGCGCGGCCAGGACCAGCGCAGGCTCAAGGTGGTCGACCTGGCCTGCGGTTCGGGCGCCTTCCTGGCCGACCTGGACGCGGCCTTTCCTCGCGCGGCGATCGCCGGCCTGGACCTGTCGCGGGCCTATCTGGCCGCCGCCCGCAGCCGCTCGGGGCGGGGTGGGTTGCAGGCCAACGCCGAGCACCTGCCGTTCGCCGACGCCAGCCTGGATGCCGTGACCTGCGTCTACCTGTTCCACGAGCTGCCGCCGCGGGTGCGTCCCGTGGTGGCCGCCGAGATCGCTCGGGTGCTCAAGCCCGGCGGCGTGCTGGCCTTCGCCGATTCGGTCCAGCCGATCGACGAGCCCGACCTGTCGCGGCTGCTAGAGGCGTTCCCGGCCTATTTCCACGAGCCCTATTATTCGACCTACGCTCAGGCGGACCTGCCGGCCCTGTTCGGCGCGGCGGGCCTAAGCGTGGCCGGGCAGGACCAGGCCTTCCTGACCAAGGCGCTGCTGCTCGAGAAACCCTGGTGA
- a CDS encoding class I SAM-dependent RNA methyltransferase — protein sequence MRELRIQAVGAQGDGIAEGSFVPLTLPGERITAEMTGARGELVEVLEPSPDRVLPPCPHFGVCGGCAFQHWDAAPYLEWKREQVRFQLAREGLETEVLPTFASPPASRRRVALHARGGKGGARLGFKERRSWNLARIETCPVSNPKLVAAFPALARLAAPFLEHPKSAPTLHVTLTATGLDIDVTGVEAKSGGLSADARVRAAMIAGEHDFARVTMAGEMIYMARQPMVKLGPAVVALPAGSFLQAVPQAEKAMVEFAVEAARGASRIVDLFSGVGTFTFRLAEVGSVHAADSSAPAIAALKGALGTANGLKAITAEARDLTRRPVLSTELNKVDVAVLDPPRAGAFEQHVEIAKSKVARVVGVSCNPATFARDAKVLTDAGFRLERVLPVDQFLWSPHIELVGVFSR from the coding sequence ATGCGTGAACTGAGGATCCAGGCGGTCGGCGCCCAGGGCGACGGCATCGCCGAGGGCTCTTTCGTCCCCCTGACCCTGCCGGGCGAGCGGATCACCGCCGAGATGACCGGCGCTCGCGGCGAACTGGTCGAGGTGCTGGAGCCCAGCCCCGACCGCGTCCTGCCGCCATGCCCGCACTTCGGCGTCTGCGGCGGCTGCGCCTTCCAGCACTGGGACGCCGCGCCCTATCTGGAGTGGAAGCGCGAGCAGGTGCGGTTCCAGCTGGCCCGCGAGGGACTGGAAACCGAGGTCTTGCCGACCTTCGCCTCGCCGCCGGCCTCGCGCCGTCGCGTGGCGCTGCACGCCCGGGGCGGCAAGGGCGGCGCCCGACTGGGCTTCAAGGAGCGCCGGTCGTGGAACCTGGCCCGGATCGAGACCTGCCCGGTGTCAAACCCCAAGCTGGTCGCGGCCTTTCCGGCCTTGGCCCGGCTGGCCGCGCCGTTCCTGGAACATCCCAAGTCGGCCCCGACGCTGCACGTGACCCTGACCGCCACGGGGCTGGACATCGACGTCACCGGCGTCGAGGCCAAGAGCGGCGGGCTGTCGGCCGACGCCAGGGTCCGCGCCGCCATGATCGCCGGCGAGCACGACTTCGCCCGGGTCACCATGGCCGGCGAGATGATCTACATGGCCCGCCAGCCGATGGTGAAGCTGGGTCCGGCCGTGGTCGCCCTGCCGGCCGGGAGCTTTCTCCAAGCCGTGCCCCAGGCCGAGAAGGCCATGGTCGAGTTCGCGGTCGAGGCGGCCCGGGGCGCGTCGCGGATCGTCGACCTGTTCAGCGGCGTGGGCACCTTCACCTTCCGGCTGGCCGAGGTGGGCAGCGTCCACGCCGCCGACAGCTCGGCGCCCGCCATCGCCGCCCTGAAGGGGGCGCTGGGCACGGCCAACGGGCTGAAGGCGATCACCGCCGAGGCCCGCGATCTGACCCGCCGGCCGGTGCTGTCGACCGAGCTGAACAAGGTCGACGTCGCCGTGCTCGACCCGCCCCGGGCCGGGGCCTTCGAGCAGCATGTCGAGATCGCCAAGTCCAAGGTGGCCCGCGTGGTCGGCGTCTCGTGCAATCCCGCCACCTTCGCCCGCGACGCCAAGGTGCTGACCGACGCCGGTTTCCGCCTGGAGCGGGTCTTGCCGGTGGACCAGTTCCTGTGGTCGCCCCATATTGAACTGGTCGGCGTGTTTTCGCGGTAG
- a CDS encoding TlyA family RNA methyltransferase, translating to MKRKRADILLVESGLFDSRAKARAAIEAGAVKADGKLVTKPSQELEPTAVLEGVAAFPWVGRGALKLAHALELWPITVEGKVALDVGASTGGFTEVLLSKGAAKVYAVDVGREQLHPRIAADPRVVDRSGVDARALDEGHLDEAPSLVVSDVSFISVEKCLPVALDLAAAGADLVSLIKPQFEAGRDRVGKGGLVKDPAIIADCIASVSAFVEAAGWTVRGLAPSPIAGGDGQVEHLLWAVKDQG from the coding sequence ATGAAACGCAAACGCGCCGACATCCTGCTGGTCGAGTCCGGCCTGTTCGACAGCCGGGCCAAGGCCCGCGCCGCCATCGAGGCCGGGGCGGTCAAGGCCGACGGCAAGCTGGTGACCAAGCCCTCGCAGGAACTGGAGCCGACCGCCGTGCTGGAAGGCGTCGCTGCCTTCCCGTGGGTTGGGCGCGGCGCCCTGAAGCTGGCCCACGCCCTGGAGCTTTGGCCGATCACCGTCGAGGGCAAGGTCGCCCTGGACGTCGGGGCCTCGACTGGCGGCTTCACCGAGGTGCTGCTGTCCAAGGGCGCGGCCAAGGTCTATGCCGTCGATGTCGGCCGCGAGCAGCTGCATCCGCGCATCGCCGCCGATCCGCGGGTGGTCGACCGTTCCGGCGTCGACGCCCGGGCGCTGGACGAGGGGCATCTGGATGAGGCGCCCAGCCTGGTGGTCAGCGACGTCAGCTTCATCTCGGTGGAGAAGTGTCTGCCCGTGGCCCTGGACCTGGCCGCGGCGGGCGCCGACCTGGTCAGCCTGATCAAGCCGCAGTTCGAGGCAGGTCGCGACCGGGTGGGCAAGGGCGGACTGGTCAAGGATCCGGCGATCATCGCCGACTGCATCGCCTCGGTTTCAGCCTTCGTCGAGGCGGCCGGCTGGACGGTCAGAGGCCTTGCCCCCAGCCCGATCGCCGGCGGCGATGGCCAGGTCGAGCACCTGCTGTGGGCGGTGAAGGATCAAGGCTGA
- a CDS encoding amidase, whose product MDTRHGLTAAPASQAAWTLDATEIADRIRTRAASAVEVVEKAVRDAEALDGALGVLVTADFDRAIDKAKRLDQGQGDRGAPFAGVPFLVKDLNDYAGLPTRSGSRAMLGLPPAATQDGYCDAFDRAGLVVIGKSATPEYGFLPTTEPVAFPPTRNPWNPAHSSGGSSGGAAAATAAGIVPFAHANDGGGSIRIPAACCGLFGLKPSRHRMPPSRPPLRAVDLAVEHCVSRSVRDSAALFAATEQAAGPLPAVGRVAGPSQRRLRVGLVTETQLGVQPDAEVRAAAEAAAKLMESLGHQVEPTQWPTNGPVFALDFLAVWASAGAELVDFVAQAIGRRPDETLLEPFTLALAELFGGLPEGGLEQSVARLNADAQAYDRWFDRHDVILSPVLGQPPAPLGWVAPTVSIPDLTERLNAYVGYTTLHNVAGAPAMSVPLHWTADGLPVGVQFAARAGDERTLFELAYELEAAQPWAWRRPGISVG is encoded by the coding sequence ATGGACACTCGCCATGGCCTGACCGCCGCGCCCGCTTCCCAGGCCGCCTGGACGCTCGACGCCACCGAGATCGCCGACCGCATCCGAACCCGGGCGGCCAGCGCCGTGGAGGTCGTCGAAAAGGCCGTGCGCGACGCCGAGGCCCTGGACGGCGCCCTGGGCGTGTTGGTCACCGCCGACTTCGACCGGGCGATCGACAAGGCCAAACGCCTGGACCAGGGCCAGGGCGACCGCGGCGCGCCGTTCGCCGGCGTGCCGTTCCTGGTCAAGGACCTCAACGACTATGCCGGCCTGCCCACCCGGTCGGGTTCGCGGGCCATGCTGGGCCTGCCGCCCGCCGCGACCCAGGACGGCTATTGCGACGCCTTCGACAGGGCGGGGCTGGTGGTGATCGGCAAGTCGGCCACGCCGGAATACGGCTTTCTGCCGACCACCGAGCCGGTGGCCTTTCCGCCGACCCGCAACCCCTGGAACCCGGCCCACAGCAGCGGCGGCTCGTCCGGCGGGGCGGCGGCGGCCACGGCGGCGGGGATCGTTCCGTTCGCCCACGCCAATGACGGCGGCGGCTCGATCCGCATTCCCGCCGCCTGCTGCGGCCTGTTCGGGCTGAAGCCGTCGCGCCACCGGATGCCGCCCAGCCGGCCGCCGCTGCGGGCCGTGGACCTGGCGGTCGAGCACTGTGTGTCGCGCAGCGTCCGCGACAGCGCCGCCCTGTTCGCCGCCACCGAACAGGCCGCTGGTCCCCTGCCCGCCGTCGGCCGGGTGGCCGGACCGAGCCAAAGGCGGCTGCGGGTCGGGCTGGTCACCGAGACCCAGCTGGGCGTCCAGCCGGACGCCGAGGTTCGCGCCGCCGCCGAGGCCGCGGCCAAGCTGATGGAGTCCTTGGGGCACCAGGTCGAGCCGACCCAGTGGCCGACCAACGGTCCGGTCTTCGCCCTGGACTTCCTGGCCGTCTGGGCCAGCGCCGGGGCCGAGCTGGTCGATTTCGTCGCCCAGGCGATCGGTCGCCGGCCCGACGAGACCCTGCTGGAGCCGTTCACCCTGGCCCTGGCCGAGCTGTTCGGCGGCCTGCCCGAAGGCGGGTTGGAGCAGTCGGTCGCCCGCCTGAACGCCGACGCCCAGGCCTATGACCGCTGGTTCGACCGCCATGACGTGATCCTCTCGCCGGTGCTGGGCCAGCCGCCCGCGCCGCTGGGCTGGGTGGCGCCGACCGTCTCGATCCCCGACCTGACCGAGCGCCTGAACGCCTATGTGGGCTACACCACCCTGCACAACGTGGCCGGCGCGCCGGCGATGAGCGTCCCGCTGCACTGGACCGCCGACGGCCTGCCCGTGGGCGTGCAGTTCGCCGCCCGGGCCGGGGACGAGCGGACACTGTTCGAACTGGCCTATGAACTGGAAGCGGCCCAGCCCTGGGCCTGGCGGCGGCCGGGGATCAGCGTCGGCTAG